The following are encoded together in the Pseudomonas sp. IB20 genome:
- a CDS encoding dipeptidase — protein sequence MHFPLKKRVAATLFAAALCAVAAPAFANISAEQSATIIKGFSETPATDFRGFLATLAKGDLGKTADVGPAIEAFLANKTLTADQQNEINRLLGIYTRVKYGKAALETLRELVEIPTFNIDGLPQYKNPEFLKIADKIQGLAKAFNLNFRNVDNRVYEISLEGSGDEVVGIHAHADVVPVTPENWVLKDGTKLDPFKVTLIGDRMYGRGTEDDKNGIVVALYAMKVIKEEKLPLARNFKLLVDTTEETSGDAIPYYFEHNPVPQYNLALDGGYPVVIAEKGYGTVMATFPVRKGEGKGAQIISMTGGMATNQIPSVSVATLVSDKPAELAASLQQAGADYVKRNGGDFEVTAKVVGKEVKLTVTGVSAHSSEPQTGVNPVARMLELIHGVDGKIALKHNHITDAARYAADNWGLDYLGGKLGVGFSDAFMGPLTTSLTFVGQDDKAFKLAVNLRVPKGKSPEKLKAEIADKLSAWDKQTKVKVSFTYSVAEPMYRNPEGEWVKALLAVASENLGMEHTFGTSAGATSVHELPNGVQFGLARPEVKYTGHTDGEFKTVDQFLLDLQIVTEMMGRVGQLPKL from the coding sequence ATGCACTTCCCACTCAAAAAACGGGTTGCCGCCACCCTGTTCGCCGCCGCCCTCTGCGCCGTCGCTGCGCCTGCATTCGCCAACATCAGCGCCGAACAAAGCGCGACGATTATCAAGGGTTTCAGCGAAACCCCGGCCACCGATTTCCGTGGTTTCCTCGCCACCCTGGCCAAGGGCGACCTGGGCAAAACCGCCGACGTCGGCCCGGCCATCGAGGCCTTCCTTGCCAACAAAACCCTGACCGCCGACCAGCAGAACGAGATCAATCGTCTGCTGGGTATTTACACGCGGGTGAAGTATGGCAAGGCCGCCCTCGAAACCCTGCGCGAGCTGGTAGAGATCCCGACGTTTAACATCGACGGCCTGCCGCAGTACAAGAACCCGGAGTTCCTCAAGATCGCCGATAAGATTCAGGGCCTGGCAAAGGCCTTCAACCTGAACTTCCGTAACGTCGACAACCGCGTGTACGAAATTTCCCTGGAAGGCAGCGGCGATGAAGTGGTCGGTATCCACGCCCACGCCGACGTGGTGCCCGTGACGCCGGAGAACTGGGTGCTCAAAGACGGCACCAAACTCGACCCGTTCAAGGTCACGCTGATCGGCGACCGCATGTACGGCCGTGGCACCGAGGATGACAAAAACGGCATCGTCGTGGCCCTGTACGCCATGAAGGTGATCAAGGAAGAGAAGCTGCCACTGGCGCGCAACTTCAAGCTGCTGGTGGACACCACCGAGGAAACGTCGGGCGACGCGATTCCGTACTACTTCGAACATAACCCAGTGCCGCAATACAACCTGGCGCTGGACGGCGGCTACCCGGTGGTGATCGCCGAAAAAGGCTACGGCACCGTGATGGCCACCTTCCCGGTGCGCAAGGGCGAAGGCAAAGGCGCACAAATCATTTCGATGACCGGCGGCATGGCCACCAACCAGATTCCTTCGGTGTCAGTGGCCACTCTGGTCAGCGACAAACCGGCCGAATTGGCCGCCAGCCTGCAGCAAGCCGGTGCTGACTACGTCAAGCGCAATGGCGGCGACTTCGAAGTGACGGCCAAGGTGGTCGGCAAAGAGGTCAAGCTGACGGTCACCGGCGTGTCTGCTCACTCGTCCGAGCCGCAAACCGGTGTCAACCCGGTCGCACGTATGCTCGAGCTGATCCACGGCGTCGACGGCAAGATCGCCCTCAAGCACAACCACATCACCGACGCCGCGCGTTATGCCGCCGACAACTGGGGCCTGGATTACCTCGGTGGCAAGCTGGGCGTGGGATTCTCTGATGCGTTCATGGGGCCTTTGACCACGTCGCTGACCTTTGTCGGCCAGGATGACAAAGCCTTCAAACTGGCCGTGAACCTGCGTGTGCCGAAGGGCAAATCGCCGGAAAAACTCAAGGCAGAAATTGCTGACAAACTGAGCGCCTGGGATAAACAAACGAAGGTTAAGGTGAGCTTCACCTACTCGGTAGCCGAGCCGATGTACCGCAACCCTGAAGGCGAGTGGGTGAAAGCCTTGCTGGCCGTGGCCAGCGAAAACCTGGGCATGGAACACACGTTCGGTACGTCGGCCGGCGCCACCTCCGTGCATGAACTGCCCAATGGCGTGCAGTTCGGCCTGGCGCGCCCGGAAGTGAAGTACACCGGGCACACCGACGGTGAGTTCAAAACGGTCGACCAGTTCCTGCTGGACCTGCAGATCGTCACTGAAATGATGGGCCGCGTCGGCCAGTTACCGAAGCTCTGA
- a CDS encoding phospholipase D-like domain-containing protein, with translation MALSMKLRIAGLTGLLLSPLAQADFSIPGFELVHTVPVDTVLGTADLRQPGPVWIELFDGAKNSIDIGQFYAADHPGSVMDTVIEHLEAAGKRGVKIRFLLEEKGIKLSEASTLERLRAIPNLTFRVLSYGQLSGGIIHAKYMLVDGKQAFIGSQNFDWRSLEHIHETGLRISDATVVSQVQAIFNQDWQAQAALADKQPVPLPAPSQEPARTGNYLVASPQRYNPPGVGDSQLELPRLLSEAKKEVRVQLLDYAPLSYGPDRTRPYYAVIDNAVRAAAARGVSVKLMVSNWNTDKLELPYLKSLAVLPNVQVKIVTLPEAKQGFIPYARVIHSKTMEIDGQVAWVGTSNWLGGYLDNSRNLEVVMRSEAMAKRIGQLHEQLWDGPYAKALEVMAQYPDPHPGKP, from the coding sequence ATGGCCCTTTCGATGAAGTTGCGTATCGCAGGCCTCACCGGCTTGCTCCTCAGTCCGCTGGCCCAGGCGGACTTTTCTATTCCAGGCTTTGAACTGGTGCACACCGTGCCGGTGGACACCGTGCTGGGCACTGCCGATTTGCGCCAGCCGGGGCCGGTATGGATCGAACTGTTTGACGGCGCGAAAAACAGCATTGATATCGGCCAGTTCTACGCGGCCGACCATCCCGGCTCGGTGATGGACACGGTGATTGAACACCTGGAAGCCGCCGGCAAACGCGGTGTGAAAATTCGCTTTTTGCTGGAAGAAAAAGGCATCAAATTGTCGGAGGCCTCCACCCTGGAACGCCTGCGCGCGATTCCCAACCTGACCTTTCGCGTCCTGTCGTATGGGCAACTGAGCGGCGGGATCATCCACGCCAAGTACATGCTGGTGGACGGCAAGCAGGCGTTTATCGGCAGTCAGAATTTCGACTGGCGCTCGCTGGAACATATCCACGAGACCGGGCTGCGTATCAGTGATGCAACGGTGGTCAGCCAAGTGCAGGCGATCTTCAATCAGGACTGGCAAGCCCAGGCCGCGCTCGCGGATAAACAACCCGTGCCGTTGCCTGCCCCAAGCCAGGAACCTGCACGCACCGGCAACTATCTAGTGGCCAGCCCGCAACGCTACAACCCACCGGGCGTGGGCGACTCGCAGTTGGAACTGCCGCGTCTGCTGAGTGAGGCAAAAAAAGAAGTGCGTGTGCAACTGCTCGACTACGCACCGCTGTCCTACGGCCCAGACAGAACCCGGCCGTACTACGCGGTGATCGACAACGCCGTGCGCGCCGCCGCCGCGCGCGGGGTGTCGGTCAAGTTGATGGTCTCCAACTGGAACACCGACAAACTGGAGCTGCCCTACCTCAAGAGCCTGGCGGTGTTGCCCAACGTGCAGGTGAAGATCGTCACATTGCCCGAGGCCAAGCAAGGGTTTATCCCTTACGCGCGGGTGATCCACAGCAAGACCATGGAGATCGACGGGCAAGTGGCGTGGGTCGGCACCAGCAACTGGCTGGGCGGGTACCTGGATAACTCGCGCAACCTGGAGGTGGTGATGCGCAGCGAGGCAATGGCCAAGCGCATAGGCCAATTGCATGAGCAGTTGTGGGATGGACCGTATGCCAAGGCGCTGGAGGTCATGGCGCAGTATCCGGATCCGCATCCGGGTAAGCCTTGA
- a CDS encoding MotA/TolQ/ExbB proton channel family protein has translation MDMNLLHDITFYVMYAAMAIAIFISIERGIYFAYVRRQARALTEVLGANVHSERDLPQSLTHRDSLPLNMVLPVLAQKASQGSRKDLDDEIETQYLKTRAPLSRSLWIIETITTAAPLLGLLGTILGIIDTFKALASAGVSDPGQISGGIGTALFATGLGIAIALFCVVFHNFFQDSLERINDQLKILLIRAATGARVQGEVPHLVPTPLHSRTA, from the coding sequence ATGGACATGAACCTGCTTCACGACATCACCTTTTATGTGATGTACGCCGCCATGGCGATTGCGATTTTTATCAGCATCGAACGCGGCATTTACTTCGCCTACGTGCGCCGCCAGGCCCGCGCCTTGACCGAGGTACTGGGCGCCAACGTGCACAGCGAGCGCGACCTGCCGCAAAGCCTGACCCACCGCGACAGCCTGCCACTGAACATGGTGCTGCCGGTGCTGGCACAGAAGGCGTCCCAGGGTTCGCGCAAAGACCTGGACGATGAAATCGAAACCCAGTATCTGAAGACGCGTGCGCCACTCTCGCGCAGCCTGTGGATCATCGAAACCATCACCACTGCCGCGCCATTGCTCGGTCTGTTGGGCACCATCCTCGGCATCATCGACACCTTCAAGGCGCTGGCGTCGGCGGGCGTATCCGACCCTGGCCAGATCTCCGGTGGCATCGGTACGGCCTTGTTCGCCACGGGTTTGGGTATCGCCATCGCGTTGTTTTGCGTGGTGTTCCACAACTTCTTCCAGGACAGCCTGGAGCGCATCAACGATCAGCTGAAGATCCTGCTGATTCGCGCCGCCACCGGTGCCCGCGTGCAGGGTGAAGTACCGCACTTGGTGCCAACACCGTTGCACAGCCGCACCGCGTGA
- a CDS encoding TonB-dependent receptor — MRFTRIHLALVAASMGHGMAMADTSDSDVGTIGVQGKATAGGGYMVQEESIKGRSTITKEALDKQTATGNAIDKLKYTPGLNISSEDNTGLSGFRFTMRGLNSDQVGMSVDGMPINDSGNYALYSNLLGDPENIDQIFVTQGSSEADGPHIGSSGGNIGIVTIRPTKETGAFVKQIVGSNATRKTFARLNTGEVNGLSNWLSVSHTEGQMWRGSGAVRADKVEWNSFFDAGNGNTANLILKYHEQDNNSYSQLTKGQFQQYGRKYDPYPANPTVGSNGKLNSYYALAQNPFQTFTGVLNTQFKLADNLALSVIPYYYWGNGSGVGSSSYALNRGSNQGGIFDLGNLPTAAQYNADGSSTTGVYYRPSRTQTWRPGITTKLNWDLGDHSLQFGYWYERARQSQTQPFIALKSSGKPTDTWPDGNAVVDANGNTVQGRDRFTVTPAQKVWAQDTWYINPDWTLVAGLAYMNVKRDGTNHGSLTEQPEKRNQSYNKLLPNVGLKYQLDERDQLFYSLSRNMRIPQNYVLYDKGLDSINAKPETSWNHELGWRFTDEDMTVAATLFYMQFKDRQVSSKDINGDFADINAGSVNNSGLELEWSGLLPNHFNYYTSYTYTKAEQQDDLTVYNAGKAIVLPTSGKQFANVPKNMLAANIGYDDGRFYGTFGGKYTSKLFGDLTNDEAISGRTVFNLGAGIYLPVDKKVVKDATLRLNVDNLFDKKYLDGVYTTKTNAGTYSGFKDGDPAYIVGLDRTVTVSLEANF; from the coding sequence ATGAGGTTCACACGTATTCATCTGGCACTTGTTGCCGCAAGCATGGGCCATGGGATGGCCATGGCAGATACAAGCGACAGTGACGTCGGCACGATTGGTGTTCAGGGCAAGGCCACCGCGGGTGGCGGCTACATGGTGCAGGAAGAAAGCATCAAGGGCCGCTCCACGATCACCAAGGAAGCGCTGGATAAACAGACCGCCACCGGTAACGCAATCGACAAGCTCAAGTACACCCCGGGCCTGAACATCTCCAGCGAGGACAACACCGGCCTGTCGGGCTTTCGCTTCACCATGCGCGGGCTCAACTCCGACCAGGTGGGGATGTCGGTGGACGGCATGCCGATCAACGACTCCGGCAACTACGCGCTGTACTCCAACCTGCTGGGCGACCCGGAAAACATCGACCAGATCTTCGTCACCCAAGGCTCATCCGAGGCCGACGGCCCGCACATCGGTTCCAGCGGCGGCAACATCGGTATCGTGACCATTCGCCCAACCAAAGAAACCGGTGCCTTCGTCAAGCAGATCGTCGGCAGCAACGCCACCCGCAAGACCTTCGCGCGGCTCAACACCGGCGAGGTCAATGGCCTGAGCAACTGGCTGTCGGTGTCCCACACCGAAGGCCAGATGTGGCGCGGTTCAGGCGCCGTGCGCGCGGACAAGGTGGAGTGGAACAGCTTCTTCGATGCCGGCAACGGCAACACTGCCAACCTGATCCTCAAGTACCACGAGCAGGACAACAACAGCTACAGCCAGCTGACCAAGGGCCAGTTCCAGCAGTACGGCCGCAAGTACGACCCCTACCCCGCCAACCCGACGGTGGGCAGTAACGGCAAGCTCAACAGCTACTACGCGCTGGCGCAGAACCCGTTCCAGACCTTTACCGGCGTGCTCAACACCCAATTCAAACTGGCCGATAACCTGGCCCTCTCGGTGATCCCGTATTACTACTGGGGCAACGGCAGCGGCGTGGGTTCTTCCAGCTATGCGCTGAACCGTGGCTCGAACCAAGGCGGCATCTTCGACCTGGGCAACTTGCCCACCGCCGCCCAGTACAACGCTGACGGTTCCTCCACCACCGGCGTCTACTATCGCCCTTCGCGCACGCAGACCTGGCGCCCGGGCATTACCACCAAGCTGAACTGGGACCTGGGCGATCACAGCCTGCAATTCGGCTACTGGTACGAACGCGCGCGCCAAAGCCAGACCCAGCCGTTCATTGCCCTAAAGAGCAGCGGCAAACCCACCGACACCTGGCCCGACGGCAACGCCGTGGTCGATGCCAACGGCAACACCGTGCAGGGCCGCGACCGTTTCACCGTCACCCCGGCGCAAAAAGTCTGGGCCCAGGACACTTGGTACATCAACCCAGACTGGACCTTGGTGGCAGGCCTGGCCTACATGAACGTCAAACGCGACGGCACCAACCACGGCAGCCTCACCGAGCAGCCGGAAAAGCGTAACCAGAGCTACAACAAGCTGCTGCCCAACGTCGGCCTCAAGTACCAGCTCGACGAGCGTGACCAGTTGTTCTACAGCCTGTCACGCAACATGCGCATACCGCAGAACTACGTGCTGTACGACAAGGGCCTGGACTCGATCAACGCCAAGCCGGAAACCAGCTGGAACCACGAACTGGGCTGGCGCTTCACCGACGAAGACATGACCGTGGCGGCCACCTTGTTCTACATGCAGTTCAAGGATCGCCAAGTCTCGTCCAAAGACATCAACGGTGACTTCGCCGACATCAACGCCGGCTCCGTCAACAACAGCGGCCTGGAACTGGAGTGGAGCGGCCTGCTGCCCAACCACTTCAACTACTACACCTCCTACACCTACACCAAGGCCGAGCAGCAGGATGACTTGACCGTCTACAACGCGGGCAAAGCCATCGTCCTGCCCACCAGCGGCAAGCAGTTCGCCAACGTGCCGAAGAACATGCTGGCGGCCAACATCGGCTACGACGACGGCCGCTTCTACGGCACCTTCGGTGGCAAATACACCAGCAAGCTGTTTGGCGACCTGACCAACGATGAAGCGATTTCCGGCCGCACCGTGTTCAACCTCGGCGCCGGTATCTACCTGCCGGTGGACAAGAAGGTGGTCAAGGACGCGACCCTGCGCCTGAACGTCGACAACCTGTTCGACAAGAAATACCTGGACGGCGTGTACACCACCAAGACCAACGCCGGCACCTACAGCGGCTTCAAGGACGGCGACCCGGCTTACATCGTTGGCCTGGACCGCACCGTAACCGTTTCCCTGGAAGCGAATTTCTAA
- a CDS encoding energy transducer TonB family protein: MYVLFRARQLLGSVPALIALVLIAMGIQSQTLKVEPVYDESAVELALVEPEPEVVPTPVVEQEPPPPVIEDEEAEPAPPPPPPKPLPKPEPKPKPKPVPKPKPVVAAKPTPTPAPAPPVAAKPVQAAAAPTPVPPAPPAAPKVDGQALEGGYLKGLRNELDTYKQYPTGRQASLERPSGEVVVWLLVDRQGRVLDAGVQTQASSMLLNRAAANSLRRIKQVKPFPEQAFGGRNEQRFTATFNYSVQ; encoded by the coding sequence ATGTACGTCTTGTTTCGTGCGCGTCAGCTGCTGGGCAGTGTCCCGGCCCTGATCGCCCTGGTGCTGATTGCAATGGGCATCCAGTCACAGACGTTGAAGGTCGAGCCGGTGTACGACGAGTCGGCGGTCGAGTTGGCGCTGGTCGAGCCAGAGCCCGAAGTGGTTCCGACACCGGTGGTGGAGCAAGAGCCGCCGCCACCGGTGATCGAGGACGAAGAGGCCGAACCGGCCCCGCCTCCACCGCCGCCAAAGCCACTGCCAAAACCTGAACCCAAGCCCAAGCCCAAGCCGGTGCCCAAGCCCAAACCCGTCGTGGCCGCCAAGCCGACACCCACGCCTGCACCAGCGCCACCGGTGGCCGCCAAACCGGTACAAGCCGCCGCCGCCCCGACACCCGTGCCGCCCGCCCCACCGGCGGCGCCCAAGGTCGACGGCCAGGCCCTGGAAGGCGGTTACCTCAAGGGTTTGCGCAACGAGCTGGACACCTACAAGCAGTACCCCACCGGTCGCCAGGCTTCCCTCGAACGCCCCAGCGGCGAAGTGGTGGTGTGGTTGCTGGTCGATCGCCAGGGTCGCGTTCTGGACGCAGGCGTGCAAACCCAGGCCTCGAGCATGTTGCTCAACCGGGCCGCCGCCAACAGCTTGCGGCGCATCAAGCAAGTCAAGCCGTTCCCCGAGCAAGCCTTCGGGGGGCGCAATGAGCAGCGCTTCACCGCCACCTTCAACTACAGCGTGCAATAA
- a CDS encoding ExbD/TolR family protein, giving the protein MRTWDEPKKRKAHIELIPMIDVMMFLLVFFVLVSLNVIPALGMKTQLPSASSSQQLKPQNKFILTLGLEGHLQLDGKDLTVDALVPALKAAEKPDTKSTIIVNSDKGVEVSRLVEVMDTLRLGGFTSVSIATRKS; this is encoded by the coding sequence ATGAGAACCTGGGACGAACCCAAAAAACGCAAGGCGCACATCGAACTGATCCCGATGATCGACGTGATGATGTTCCTCCTGGTGTTTTTCGTACTGGTGAGCCTGAACGTGATTCCGGCCCTTGGCATGAAGACGCAATTGCCCAGCGCCAGCAGTTCGCAGCAGCTCAAACCGCAGAACAAATTCATCCTGACCTTGGGCCTGGAAGGTCACTTGCAACTCGACGGCAAGGACCTCACGGTCGATGCCCTGGTACCGGCGCTGAAGGCGGCTGAAAAGCCGGACACCAAGTCAACGATCATCGTCAACAGTGACAAGGGCGTGGAGGTTTCACGTCTGGTGGAGGTCATGGACACCCTGCGCCTGGGTGGCTTTACCTCCGTGTCCATCGCCACGCGTAAGTCCTGA
- a CDS encoding GNAT family N-acetyltransferase, with protein sequence MPTALPQLLTPRLRLRALEMDQAETLFRLVSDPAIADNTANIPSPYTLEVAQTFIGQMQEKYRAGGLLGQGMHLRETGELIGMVSLRINARHHYGHLGYWVAAHCRNQGYAAEAASTMMDFGFTELGLQRVGSQCFGRNKESARVMQKIGLRYEGCMREAFLKNGVYEDLLVFATVRDDWERAL encoded by the coding sequence ATGCCGACTGCATTGCCTCAATTGTTGACCCCGCGACTACGCTTGCGGGCACTGGAAATGGACCAGGCCGAGACGCTTTTTCGCCTTGTCAGCGACCCCGCAATCGCTGATAACACGGCGAATATTCCGTCGCCCTACACCTTGGAAGTGGCTCAGACGTTTATTGGCCAGATGCAGGAAAAATACCGGGCGGGTGGTCTGTTGGGCCAGGGCATGCACCTGCGTGAAACCGGCGAATTGATCGGCATGGTCAGCCTGCGCATCAACGCCCGTCACCACTATGGTCACCTTGGCTACTGGGTCGCGGCGCACTGCCGCAACCAGGGTTATGCGGCAGAAGCGGCGAGCACGATGATGGATTTCGGCTTCACCGAGTTGGGGTTACAGCGCGTCGGCAGCCAGTGCTTTGGTCGCAACAAGGAATCGGCGCGGGTCATGCAGAAAATCGGCCTGCGTTATGAAGGCTGCATGCGCGAGGCGTTTCTCAAGAACGGCGTGTATGAGGACTTGCTGGTATTCGCCACCGTGCGCGACGACTGGGAGCGCGCACTGTGA
- a CDS encoding alkaline phosphatase D family protein, with translation MSDAVDQGRRRVLTGLAVATAFAILSPFARSAGVDYPFTLGVASGDPLPDGFVIWTRLAPLFNAADGRGGLSRAVPVRWRVASDAAMTRIVKHGEVLATERFAHSVHIEVAGLEAGRPYWYQFDSLGAQSPVGQARTAPPLHAMAAATVGFVSCSHWERGYFSAYRHLAAEQPDLVFFLGDYIYDSSYAADSGKIIRPHGSGNAVSLTDYRNRYALYKTDPDLQALHAAAPSVATWDDHEVQNDYANRWSQDSKIPVAQFLQQRAAAYQAFYEHMPLRASSVPKGPDMRIYRRLDYGRLARFHVLDGRQYRSEQPCIQANGSHQGHIASNTCAGLRDLGRTLLGWQQEAWLDQGFAQSKAQWNVIAQDLLVAPLIQRDLTSHKVGHWTDGYMANRSRMLASIQRHKLNNPVFWGGDIHSFWTTDLHADGNNPDSPIVATEFVGSSVTSDGPPFEAFSQILPLNPHVKFFDSRQRGYVSVALEAQQMLTNFRVITDPRDPNATVSTLKSFVVEPGRAGAIAV, from the coding sequence GTGAGTGACGCGGTGGACCAGGGCCGGCGTCGAGTACTGACGGGGCTGGCAGTCGCCACCGCGTTTGCAATCCTCAGCCCGTTTGCGCGCAGTGCCGGGGTGGATTACCCGTTCACCCTCGGCGTGGCCAGCGGCGACCCACTGCCGGATGGCTTTGTGATCTGGACGCGCCTGGCGCCGTTATTCAATGCAGCGGATGGCCGTGGTGGGCTGAGTCGCGCAGTGCCGGTGCGTTGGCGCGTGGCCAGCGATGCGGCGATGACGCGTATCGTCAAGCACGGCGAGGTGCTGGCGACTGAGCGCTTTGCCCATTCGGTGCATATCGAGGTCGCGGGGTTGGAGGCGGGCAGGCCGTATTGGTATCAGTTCGATAGCCTCGGCGCGCAGAGCCCGGTGGGCCAGGCACGTACCGCGCCGCCGCTGCACGCCATGGCGGCGGCAACTGTGGGGTTTGTCTCCTGCTCGCACTGGGAGCGCGGGTATTTCAGCGCCTATCGCCACTTGGCGGCGGAGCAACCTGACCTGGTGTTTTTTCTCGGCGACTATATTTACGACAGCTCCTACGCCGCGGACTCGGGCAAGATCATTCGCCCCCACGGCAGCGGCAATGCCGTGAGCCTCACTGACTACCGCAACCGCTACGCCTTGTATAAAACCGACCCGGACCTGCAAGCCTTGCACGCCGCAGCGCCCAGCGTGGCGACCTGGGATGACCACGAGGTGCAGAACGACTACGCCAACCGCTGGTCCCAGGACTCGAAGATTCCGGTGGCGCAATTTCTGCAGCAACGAGCAGCGGCGTACCAGGCGTTTTACGAACATATGCCACTGCGCGCCAGCAGTGTGCCGAAGGGGCCGGACATGCGCATTTACCGGCGCCTGGATTACGGCCGGCTGGCGCGTTTTCATGTGCTGGATGGGCGCCAGTACCGCTCGGAGCAGCCGTGTATCCAAGCCAACGGCAGTCACCAGGGGCACATCGCTTCCAACACCTGCGCAGGCTTGCGCGACCTTGGCCGCACCCTGCTCGGCTGGCAACAGGAGGCGTGGTTGGACCAGGGCTTTGCGCAATCGAAGGCGCAGTGGAATGTGATCGCTCAGGATTTGCTGGTGGCCCCGCTGATCCAGCGTGACTTGACCAGCCACAAGGTGGGTCATTGGACCGATGGCTACATGGCCAATCGCTCACGGATGCTGGCGTCCATCCAGCGCCATAAGCTCAACAATCCGGTGTTCTGGGGCGGCGACATCCATTCGTTCTGGACCACCGACCTGCACGCCGATGGCAACAACCCGGACTCGCCCATCGTTGCCACCGAGTTTGTCGGCAGCTCGGTGACCTCCGATGGCCCGCCTTTTGAGGCGTTCAGTCAGATCCTGCCGCTCAACCCGCATGTGAAGTTCTTCGACAGTCGCCAGCGCGGGTATGTCTCGGTGGCGTTGGAGGCGCAACAGATGCTGACGAACTTCCGCGTGATTACTGACCCACGCGATCCGAACGCCACGGTGTCGACGCTCAAGTCATTTGTGGTGGAGCCGGGGCGGGCGGGGGCGATTGCGGTTTGA
- a CDS encoding alanyl-tRNA editing protein, translating to MTERLFFTHDHLTAELEVLACTPHEGLFAVTLQSTIFHPQGGGQPFDTGWLGDSQVLRVTQEADRVVHYVDQPVEPGPIIARVDEQRRALHTRLHSAGHLIGSAGESLGWMPIKAHHWPGECKITFIRGEAAQAMDAEAIQTQINQWIAADYPRHMVLEDGTREVGFGELPAYACGGTHVQALAGSPLATTSRSPH from the coding sequence ATGACCGAGCGCCTGTTTTTTACCCACGACCACCTGACTGCCGAGCTTGAAGTGCTGGCCTGCACCCCGCACGAAGGCCTGTTTGCCGTCACCTTGCAGTCGACGATCTTCCACCCGCAGGGCGGTGGGCAACCCTTCGACACCGGTTGGCTCGGCGACAGCCAGGTGCTGCGCGTCACCCAGGAAGCCGACCGAGTGGTGCATTACGTCGACCAGCCTGTGGAGCCTGGGCCGATCATCGCGCGGGTCGATGAACAGCGCCGCGCCCTGCACACACGCCTGCATTCTGCCGGGCATCTGATTGGCAGCGCCGGGGAGAGCCTGGGCTGGATGCCGATCAAGGCCCATCACTGGCCGGGCGAGTGCAAAATCACCTTTATTCGTGGCGAAGCCGCACAAGCCATGGACGCCGAGGCGATTCAAACTCAAATCAACCAGTGGATCGCCGCGGACTACCCGCGTCACATGGTCTTGGAAGATGGCACCCGCGAAGTAGGCTTCGGTGAATTACCCGCCTACGCCTGCGGCGGCACGCATGTGCAGGCTTTGGCAGGGAGCCCGCTCGCCACAACAAGCCGCTCGCCACATTGA
- a CDS encoding LysR family transcriptional regulator → MSINLPLPLLGEMAIFVKVVETGSFSEAARQLSVSPSAVSRSISRLEQALATRLLQRTTRKLRLSEGGEEVFKRCQEMVNAARSVMEISGQFTHEAEGLVRVSVPKAVGRFVVHPHMPEFLRRYPKVDVQLILEDRHVDLIDDNVDLSIRITDSPPPGLVGRQLLPIEHLLCATPQYLAEHGTPDHPHDLLEHSCIYLGETPGDSRWKFRQGGKAVTVGVRGRYAANHTGVRLDAVLQHVGIGSLPYFTARHALEQGRLVQVLPAWDFIASYHGEAWLLHSPTRYLPPKLRVFIDYLVACMAKEPTLRRR, encoded by the coding sequence ATGAGCATCAATCTTCCTTTGCCGCTGCTGGGTGAAATGGCGATTTTCGTCAAAGTGGTGGAAACCGGCAGCTTCTCTGAAGCGGCGCGGCAACTCAGCGTTTCGCCTTCGGCGGTAAGCCGCAGCATCTCACGCCTGGAACAGGCACTGGCTACGCGCCTGTTGCAACGCACCACGCGCAAGTTGCGCCTGAGCGAGGGAGGTGAAGAGGTGTTCAAGCGGTGCCAGGAAATGGTCAACGCGGCGCGCTCGGTGATGGAAATCAGCGGCCAGTTCACCCACGAAGCCGAAGGGTTGGTGCGGGTCAGCGTGCCCAAGGCAGTCGGGCGGTTTGTGGTGCATCCGCATATGCCTGAGTTTTTGCGGCGTTATCCGAAGGTGGATGTGCAGTTGATTCTTGAGGACCGGCATGTGGACCTGATCGACGACAACGTCGACCTGAGTATTCGCATCACCGACAGCCCGCCGCCCGGTCTGGTTGGCCGACAATTGTTGCCCATCGAACACTTGCTGTGCGCCACCCCGCAGTACCTGGCCGAGCACGGCACGCCGGACCATCCGCATGATTTGCTTGAGCACAGTTGTATTTACCTCGGCGAAACGCCGGGCGATTCACGCTGGAAATTCCGCCAGGGCGGCAAGGCGGTGACGGTCGGGGTGCGCGGTCGCTATGCGGCGAACCACACTGGGGTGAGGCTGGACGCGGTGTTGCAGCATGTGGGGATTGGCAGCTTGCCGTATTTCACCGCGCGGCATGCGCTGGAGCAGGGGCGGTTGGTGCAGGTGTTGCCAGCGTGGGATTTTATTGCGTCCTACCATGGCGAGGCGTGGTTGCTGCATTCGCCGACGCGGTATCTGCCGCCGAAGTTACGCGTGTTTATTGATTATCTGGTGGCGTGTATGGCGAAGGAGCCGACGTTGCGTCGACGCTGA